The genomic window AGCGCAATGAGCGCAAGTGCCTTCCTTAAGTTGCCAAGCATCGCCCTGTCTCCCATTTTAGAATTCAACCGTCACCTCTCCGGGGCCGCTCACTTTAGCGTTCAGGCTTTTGCCGGAGTCCATGTTCACCACCTTGATCCAGTCACCCTTGTCCCCGTCCTGCTTTGCCTTGCCGGGGGTGGAGACCCTTATCGTTGCGTTGCCGGCCACTATGGTCACAGTCTCGCCGGCCGATATCATTTTCTTTTGCGATACATGGTCCAGCCGCAGTGGCGCGCCGGCCTTTAAGTTCCTTGCCGACTGCTTACCCACGATTTTCGCCGGGTCCGTCACAATTTTTTCAAACTCCGCCCCGATGGAAACCTTCTCGATGCGAAGGTCTTCCTCCTCGATGATGGCCCCGTGCTTCAGGTCCCGGGCCGCCACCACTGCGTTCATCGTCATGTCCACCCTGGCCGCCGCCGCGATCCGCATCACCGCCCTTCCATTTTTCAGGAAAGCGATGTTGGCGTGGATCTTTTCCCCTTTCCTGTTTTGGGATGGGATGGAAATGTCGTATGCGTCGAAGTCCTCGGGAGCCCGGACGTTTTCCGGAACAGTCACTTCCACATCCCCCACTTCGCGTCCGGCCCCGGAAAGTTTCGCCATCACTTTTTCCTTCACGGCTTCTTTGAGCCATGCGGCAAAATTTTCCCGGTCCACCGCCGGTTTTTCCAGCGCTTCGGGCATCTTGGCGGCCAGTAACACCGCCAAAGCCGCTAAGACCACGGTTTTTACAACCAACCGGCCGCTGTTCATGGGATATGACCTTTCATATTAACCAGTTAGCCTTATCGCTTCAGGTTATTCGCTGTCTGCAGCATCTCGTCCGAGGCGGTGACGGTCTTGGAATTGACCTCGTAACCGCGTTGGGACATAATCATCTGGGTCAGTTCCTCCACCACAGACACGTTGGACACTTCCACGTACCCCTGAAGGATCGTTCCAAACTCGTTCTGGCCCGCAAGCCCGGTTATGGGCGTTCCGGAACCTTCCGTCTCGGTGAACAAACTTTTCCCGTCCGAAGATAGCCCGGCGGGATTGACGAAGTTAGCAAGCTCGATCTGCCCTGCCTGTGTTGGGGTGGTGGAGCTTGGCTGGCTGGCGTTTATCACTCCCTGTTGGTCAATGGAGACCAGCGTGGTGTCCTGCGGGAGGGTCACTGGCGGATACAGAGGGTAGCCGTCGGAGTTGACGATCTGCCCTGTGGCGTCCACCTGGAAGTTGCCGGCCCGGGTGTAGCCTATCGTGCCGTCCGGTTTTTGTATCTGGAAGAATCCTTTGCCTTCAATTGCCAGATCCAATTCGTTCGCCGTGTTTTTCATGTCGCCCTGCGCGAATAGTTTTGTGACGGCCGATGGCTTCACGCCAAGACCCACCTGTATGCCGGTGGGCACCTGGTTGCCGGTGGAGGTCACAGTTCCCGGTGCGCGAAGGGTCTGGTAAAGCAGGTCCTGGAAGTCCGCCCGGCTTTTCTTGAAGCCGAGGGTGTTGACGTTGGCCAGGTTGTTGGCGATAACGTCAATGCTCATCTGCTGGGCCACCATCCCGGTGGCGCCTGTGTGCAATGATCTGATCATGGTCTGGCCTTCTCCCTTTTTGTGTTTTTCGTTTCTCTTGTGAACCATTGCGACACGGAGGCTTTTGGCGGCGGGAACACGGCGGTCATGGCCTTTCCCTTCCCTTCATGTCCAAAATGGCGTTGTGGCGTTCTCATTTCACGTTACCTTCCAACCTGCATCAGAAGCGTGCTTGTCATGTTGTCGCTTTCGGTGACAGCTTTCTGGTAAGTCTCCGCCAGCCGCTGGTTTTTGATAAGCTCGGTCATCTGGCCGATCATGTTCACGTTGGACTGTTCCATGCTCCCCTGCATCACTTTCGCCTCGCCGGCCGGGACCGCCGCCGAAGGGTCGGAAGCTTTGTAAAGTCCGCTCCCTTCCTTGGAGATCGAAACAGATTTCGGGAACGAGACCACTTTAAGTTTGCCCGCAAGCTTGCCGTAGGAGCCTTGTTCCATCGGCGTCCCGGATGTGTCTGCTTGGCCGGACTCGTTGCCAACCCATACGGAGCCGTCCTCGTCAATTGTCACAGTGCCGTCACGGACGGATATGGCCCGGTTCTGGTCGTCCAGGACTATGTGCCCGTCGCTGGTGACAAGCTCCCCGTTCTGGCCGATTTTAAAAGCTCCGTTGCGTGTGTACATTTCTCCCTGCGAAGTCATCACGGAGAAGAAACCCTCACCGTCAATTGCCACGTCCAGCGGGTTTTCAGTTGTTTTGACGACCCCCTGGGTGAAGTCGGTGTATTGATCCGCCACCATCACATAATCGGATTGGCTCGTTTGCGAGACAGCGGCGCCTTGCGGGGCGGCGTCCTTCGCGTTGGCCAGATAGCTTTCAAAAACAAGCTGATCCGACTTGAAACCGGGCGTGTTTATGTTCGCCAGGTTGTTGGCGATGGTGTCCAGCCTCTTCTGGGCGGCGATATGACCGCTGGCGGAAACATACATGTCCTTGTGCATACGCAAACCTTTCGTCAAATAAACCGACTACACGCATGTTAAGCAAGGACGATGCCAATGTGTTTTTGTTCAAAAAGTTGACGGCGTGAACTCGGCAATGCCAAAGAGAGCAAGCAAGGCGCCATGTGATAAAATAATCAAAAATAGCCGGAGAGCTTCATCTATGGCCGCAACCAGTGAAATCATCTTTCTTGTCGAAGACGCGCCGGAGGGGGGATACACGGCACGCGCCCTTGGCGAATCAATTTTCACCGAGGCGGACAATCTTGACGCTCTCCATGAAAATGTCCGCGACGCCGTAATTTGCCACTTTGACGAGGGGAAGGCCCCGCGCGTCATCCGGCTCCATTTTGTCAGGGAAGAAGTAATCACCATATGAAACTGCCGCGCTCTGTAAACGCGGCTCAAATCGTAACGGCCCTGCGCCGGATCGGATATGGAGTGACAAGGCAGACAGGCTCTCACATCCGGCTAACATTAAGTGAGCCTCCGGAACATCATGTGACCGTTCCCAATCACGATCCAATCCAGGCAGGAACGTTGTCTTCAATTATCGGGGACGTTGCCAAGAGGTTCAATATAACCAGGGAGGAAGCGGTAAGAAGGCTGTTTAAATAATCATTTTTGACCATGGACAACATGATAGAAATCTGCGACAGGTGCGGGGGGCGCATAGGGCCGGGGGATATCCGGTATCTTGTCCGCCTATCTGTGAACGTGGACGACGGCGGCGTGATATCCGGCCCGATCGGCGAGGACGAGATAGACGCGATAATCAGGGAACTTTCCAAGGCCGATCCGGAGGAGCTTGAAAGAGATGTGCACGAAGAACGGTCATACATCATTTGCCCCCGCTGCCGCCGGGAGTTCATGAAAGACCCGCTGGGGAAAAAGGGATTTGAGTGACGCATGACCCGGCATCATAAAAAGAAAACATATCGCGTTGCCATTATCGGTTGTGGGCGCATAGCAAGTCTCCTTGAGGAAGACCCTCTGCGTGAAAAACCGTGCACCCACGCCGGGGCGTTCCACGCCCATCCGAAAACAAAAATCGTGGCGGGATGCGACATAAAGCCTGAAAGGCTGAAAGCATTCGGTGAAAAATGGGAGGTGACGGCCCTTTACGGCGATTACCGCAAGATGCTGAAACGCGAACGGCCGGACATCGTGAGCGTTGCGGCGTGGACGGAGTTCCACTCCGAAATGGTGGTGGAAGCGGTGAAGGCCGGGGTGAAAGGGATTTATTGCGAGAAACCGGTGGCGGCGAACCTTTCGCAGGCCCGGCGGATGATCAAGGCGTGCGAGGAAAAGGGCGTCTCCATGGTGGTGGGGCATGAACGCAGGTGGGACAAGCGTCACCAGGTTGTGCGCGACGCAATACAATCGGGAGAGTATGGAGCGTTGAGATCCATCACCGGTTACACGCTATCCGGGGCATGGCCGAAACTTTCACGCAAGTTGTACGGCGGCGGCCCGATGTTCCACGACGGCACGCACCTCGTGGACCTGTTCCGGTTTTTCGGGGGTGATGTGAAAAGCGTCACGGCCGTGGAAGACAGGCCAAACGGGAAGGATAGCGTGGAGAACACTGTCGTGGGCATCATCAATTTTAAAAGCGGAGCTCGGGGGCTTGTGATCGGCGGAGGTGAACGAAAATATTTTCATTTCGAACTGGACGTGCAAATGGAACGGGCCAGGATGATAGTCGCCAACCACACTCTGGAAATGCACGTGGCAAAGCCGAGCAACAGCTTCACGGGATTCACGGAACTGGAAAAAACGAAATTCCCCGATTGCTCCGGCAGGATCAATCCATTCGTCGGCGGGGTGGAGGACCTTATCACGCAGATGGAAACAGGGGCCAAATCGCTATCCGGCGGGCGGGACGGGCTCAAGGCGCTGGAAATAATACTGGCTCTATACCGCTCCGCCGGCAGTGGCGGGGCGCTTGTGAAACTTCCCCTTCGCTGACCGGACGGAGTTTCGCGAATGCCCGAATACCTTTCCCGCAACATCGAAGCGCTGAAGAAACGTTTTCCCCTCGCCGCCATGGCCGCTTCACAGGCGGCAGGCGCGGTGGATCTGTTCGCGGCAAAAACCGGAGCTGTCACCGGGCGCATCGGCGGAATACTTCTGTCTAGCGCTTATGACCCGGTCCGGGAAGGCGCCATGTTCGCCGGGGCGCATGATATCGGTCCGGGGGGGCATGTGGCCCTGTACGGCCTTGGGCTTGGATATCACATAAAGCCATTGCTGGAGGCCGTCGGCCCGCAGGGGAGGATCGTGGCGGCGGAGGCGAATGGAAGCATTCTCAAGGCGGCGCTGGAGGTGATTGGCGATCCGGCGGTGATCTCGGACGAGCGCATCACATTTGTGGCCGCCACGTCGGAAAACGAGTTCCTGGCCGAATGGGCGCGGGCATTTGAGAAACTCGATCCGGCGCGCACAAGGGTGGCGATACACACCCCATCGTTCCAGTCCATCCCGCAATCGTTCACCAGGGTGAAGAACGCCGTGGAGATGATCCGGATGGAGCGGCGGTTCCCTTTGATAATGGGGAAGAAGGAAAAGGAAAATTTCAGGCGCAACCTTGGCAGGCTTGCCGGATCGCCCGGCGTGTCCGCGCTGGCGGGAATGTGCGAGGGGGGCGCGGTGATCGTTGTGGGAGCCGGGCCGTCGCTGGACCGGGATATCACGCAGGCCGCCTGCTGTAAAGGCCGGGCGGCGGTCTTCGCGGCGGACACCGCGTTGCCATCGTTGCTTGCGGCGGGAATCACGCCGGACCTTTTGTTCACCGCCGATCCGCAGGACGAGAGCATGCGGCACTTTATCGCCGCGGGCAGATATGACTTGCCGCTGGTTCTGACACCCACCGCCAACGCGGACCTTGTGGAAAAATGGCGGGGGCCGCTGTTTTTTGGATTCCAGAATCCAGACAAGTATCCAAAGCCCGCGGACGGCTGGGCCAGGCGGATGGGGGTGTTTTCATCCGGAGGTTCGGTCTCTTCGTTCGCGCTGGAGACGGCGTTGGCCGCAGGGGTGTCTGTGGCGGCCTTGGCTGGGATGGACTTCGGCTATCCCTGGGGACGCGCTTACGCCAACGGCAGCGCGCCCGCTCTGCTTGGGGCAAATGAAGCCGCTTTGCGGGGAAAAGTGGAGGTGAAAGATTATTGCGGAAGGCCGCTTTTAACATCGTTGAACATGTACTCGTACATCCGGGCCTTTGAAAACATCACCGTTGCGCCGGGCCGCACGGTGGTCACGTTCTCCAATGTCGGGGCGCGGCTTGGCGGGATTGAGGCGGTGGCGGCGCTTCCGGCCGGAATTTATACGCGCCGCGGTTTTATTGTTCCAACCCCTGGCGCCAATGGCTTTGACGGACAAATCAAGGCCGCGTTGGAGCAATGGCTTGATAACGCGTAGCCAAAGGTTTTGCGCCAAAGCTCCTTTACGATATACTTTGCCCATGAGGATTATTGCGCTACTGACCGCCGCGCTGGCGGCCATGTTCACTCCGGCGTTCGCGGAAAAGGGGGGGGTGATCTCCGTCCCGGCTGAGGCGAGCGTGGACGTGCCCGACGGCAACTATGCC from Nitrospinota bacterium includes these protein-coding regions:
- the flgA gene encoding flagellar basal body P-ring formation protein FlgA, producing the protein MNSGRLVVKTVVLAALAVLLAAKMPEALEKPAVDRENFAAWLKEAVKEKVMAKLSGAGREVGDVEVTVPENVRAPEDFDAYDISIPSQNRKGEKIHANIAFLKNGRAVMRIAAAARVDMTMNAVVAARDLKHGAIIEEEDLRIEKVSIGAEFEKIVTDPAKIVGKQSARNLKAGAPLRLDHVSQKKMISAGETVTIVAGNATIRVSTPGKAKQDGDKGDWIKVVNMDSGKSLNAKVSGPGEVTVEF
- the flgG gene encoding flagellar basal-body rod protein FlgG; translation: MIRSLHTGATGMVAQQMSIDVIANNLANVNTLGFKKSRADFQDLLYQTLRAPGTVTSTGNQVPTGIQVGLGVKPSAVTKLFAQGDMKNTANELDLAIEGKGFFQIQKPDGTIGYTRAGNFQVDATGQIVNSDGYPLYPPVTLPQDTTLVSIDQQGVINASQPSSTTPTQAGQIELANFVNPAGLSSDGKSLFTETEGSGTPITGLAGQNEFGTILQGYVEVSNVSVVEELTQMIMSQRGYEVNSKTVTASDEMLQTANNLKR
- the flgF gene encoding flagellar basal-body rod protein FlgF, whose translation is MHKDMYVSASGHIAAQKRLDTIANNLANINTPGFKSDQLVFESYLANAKDAAPQGAAVSQTSQSDYVMVADQYTDFTQGVVKTTENPLDVAIDGEGFFSVMTSQGEMYTRNGAFKIGQNGELVTSDGHIVLDDQNRAISVRDGTVTIDEDGSVWVGNESGQADTSGTPMEQGSYGKLAGKLKVVSFPKSVSISKEGSGLYKASDPSAAVPAGEAKVMQGSMEQSNVNMIGQMTELIKNQRLAETYQKAVTESDNMTSTLLMQVGR
- a CDS encoding 2-oxoisovalerate dehydrogenase; this encodes MAATSEIIFLVEDAPEGGYTARALGESIFTEADNLDALHENVRDAVICHFDEGKAPRVIRLHFVREEVITI
- a CDS encoding type II toxin-antitoxin system HicA family toxin yields the protein MKLPRSVNAAQIVTALRRIGYGVTRQTGSHIRLTLSEPPEHHVTVPNHDPIQAGTLSSIIGDVAKRFNITREEAVRRLFK
- a CDS encoding Gfo/Idh/MocA family oxidoreductase, which translates into the protein MTRHHKKKTYRVAIIGCGRIASLLEEDPLREKPCTHAGAFHAHPKTKIVAGCDIKPERLKAFGEKWEVTALYGDYRKMLKRERPDIVSVAAWTEFHSEMVVEAVKAGVKGIYCEKPVAANLSQARRMIKACEEKGVSMVVGHERRWDKRHQVVRDAIQSGEYGALRSITGYTLSGAWPKLSRKLYGGGPMFHDGTHLVDLFRFFGGDVKSVTAVEDRPNGKDSVENTVVGIINFKSGARGLVIGGGERKYFHFELDVQMERARMIVANHTLEMHVAKPSNSFTGFTELEKTKFPDCSGRINPFVGGVEDLITQMETGAKSLSGGRDGLKALEIILALYRSAGSGGALVKLPLR
- a CDS encoding motility associated factor glycosyltransferase family protein translates to MPEYLSRNIEALKKRFPLAAMAASQAAGAVDLFAAKTGAVTGRIGGILLSSAYDPVREGAMFAGAHDIGPGGHVALYGLGLGYHIKPLLEAVGPQGRIVAAEANGSILKAALEVIGDPAVISDERITFVAATSENEFLAEWARAFEKLDPARTRVAIHTPSFQSIPQSFTRVKNAVEMIRMERRFPLIMGKKEKENFRRNLGRLAGSPGVSALAGMCEGGAVIVVGAGPSLDRDITQAACCKGRAAVFAADTALPSLLAAGITPDLLFTADPQDESMRHFIAAGRYDLPLVLTPTANADLVEKWRGPLFFGFQNPDKYPKPADGWARRMGVFSSGGSVSSFALETALAAGVSVAALAGMDFGYPWGRAYANGSAPALLGANEAALRGKVEVKDYCGRPLLTSLNMYSYIRAFENITVAPGRTVVTFSNVGARLGGIEAVAALPAGIYTRRGFIVPTPGANGFDGQIKAALEQWLDNA